In the Helicobacter pylori genome, one interval contains:
- a CDS encoding type IV secretory system conjugative DNA transfer family protein has protein sequence MREKFKTLRDKFKDKTSNLFHKLNSIQKDYYTKTLPKACKDVFTLGSSKSYPMTLNFNKGFCVGLYKGLNSLKPTYYDAPLSTLIIAPPGSGKTAAVAVPNLLNVPSSCVVLDIKGELFDLTAGYRQQVLKNKIFVFDGNDNTLKFNPFDKRIVEKLDFNRKRRLVDEVGNTIFAEDGANKDPHWTQQAKNLFVFYALYDLCVHNTSTFFEIASAPIKNYVPLINPQSRFYTELYECQSSDNGFVKENGRYMAKVENGVKKMKPNVNVELLWYKQVAEQVYTDPENPKNYDGSVNNLEKDDQGNIIMKEGMLDPVIRNEANKWAKANDKEFASIKSVYSRFMQVFTSYQVKSATDSMSFEYEDLRADNISLYIKIAQTDIDTLAPLIRILLESIAKNLLLKESKKFEERVYLFLDEFVRFGKLPFLLEMPALSRSYGVVLIFITQSNALIEKYYGKEDARIVNSTVAYKVIFKMDDLEYAKQVSEEIGKMTRKTRSHSTEKGQLITGGTSSIGKEAWDLLSAQDIMNIDKDEVIILVSGHKAKPLKLKANYYFKNKELLSRINWEVKPNEEVFD, from the coding sequence ATGAGAGAAAAATTCAAAACATTAAGAGATAAATTTAAGGATAAAACCAGCAATTTATTCCATAAGCTTAATAGCATTCAAAAAGATTATTACACTAAAACTCTCCCTAAGGCTTGCAAAGATGTCTTTACGCTAGGTTCTTCTAAGAGTTATCCTATGACCTTAAATTTTAACAAAGGTTTTTGTGTGGGGCTATATAAAGGTTTAAATTCACTTAAGCCTACTTATTATGATGCTCCGCTTTCTACTTTAATTATCGCTCCTCCTGGAAGTGGTAAAACCGCAGCTGTGGCTGTGCCTAATCTTTTAAATGTGCCTAGCTCTTGTGTGGTGTTAGATATTAAAGGGGAGTTATTTGATTTAACGGCTGGTTACAGACAACAAGTTCTAAAAAATAAAATTTTTGTATTTGATGGAAATGACAACACGCTTAAATTCAATCCGTTTGATAAACGCATTGTAGAAAAATTAGATTTTAACCGAAAGCGAAGGCTTGTAGATGAAGTGGGTAATACTATTTTTGCTGAAGATGGGGCAAATAAAGACCCTCATTGGACACAGCAAGCTAAAAATTTATTTGTCTTTTACGCTCTTTATGATTTGTGCGTGCATAACACTAGCACCTTTTTTGAAATTGCAAGCGCTCCTATAAAAAATTACGTTCCCTTAATCAATCCACAAAGCCGATTTTATACTGAATTATATGAATGTCAAAGTAGCGATAATGGTTTTGTTAAAGAGAATGGGCGTTATATGGCTAAAGTAGAAAATGGCGTTAAAAAAATGAAACCTAATGTCAATGTGGAATTGCTATGGTATAAACAAGTAGCCGAACAAGTCTATACTGACCCAGAAAATCCTAAAAATTATGATGGATCTGTGAATAATTTAGAAAAAGATGATCAAGGCAATATTATAATGAAAGAGGGCATGTTAGATCCTGTTATTAGAAACGAAGCGAACAAATGGGCTAAGGCGAATGATAAAGAGTTTGCGAGCATTAAATCAGTTTATAGCCGTTTTATGCAAGTCTTTACAAGCTATCAAGTTAAAAGCGCTACAGACAGCATGAGTTTTGAATACGAGGATTTAAGGGCTGATAATATTTCACTCTATATTAAAATCGCTCAAACAGATATTGACACGCTCGCACCGCTTATCCGTATCCTTTTGGAAAGTATTGCTAAAAATCTTTTATTGAAAGAGAGTAAGAAATTTGAAGAAAGGGTTTATCTTTTTTTAGATGAATTTGTGCGTTTTGGTAAATTGCCTTTTTTATTAGAAATGCCCGCATTAAGTAGGAGCTATGGTGTGGTTTTAATTTTTATTACGCAATCCAACGCTCTTATTGAAAAATATTACGGCAAAGAAGATGCAAGAATTGTTAATAGCACCGTGGCTTACAAAGTGATTTTCAAAATGGATGATTTAGAATACGCTAAACAAGTGAGCGAAGAAATCGGTAAGATGACTAGAAAAACACGAAGCCACTCTACAGAAAAAGGACAGCTCATTACTGGAGGGACTTCTAGTATAGGAAAAGAAGCGTGGGACTTATTGAGCGCGCAAGATATTATGAATATTGATAAAGATGAAGTGATCATTTTAGTGAGCGGTCATAAGGCTAAACCGTTAAAATTAAAAGCGAATTATTATTTCAAAAACAAAGAATTACTCTCTCGTATTAACTGGGAAGTCAAGCCCAATGAAGAAGTGTTTGATTGA